Part of the Anaerolineales bacterium genome, GCCCGATCAAGCGCAGGACGACCGAATACCAGGCGACTTCCTGCTTCTGCCAGGTGTAGGTTTCGGGATGATGAAACACCCAGTCCGCCGTCGCTCCGACCGCGGCGACGGCGGACTGGATGGGTTGAGCGGCCAAGCCGTCGACGACGCGGCCATACATGATCATGCCCCATTGGGTGAGAAAGGCGATGACCAGCAGTGTGGCCAAGCCGACAACGATCCGCCGCGCGATTCGCCGCAGGCCGGCGTGGGTTGCGGTGCGTCCGGTCGGGAGAGCTATGCCCTCTGCAACAGCTGTCATTCGTTCTTCCCGGACTCCGTTGGCATGCTCATCGACCGCCCGGCGGCGGAACAAGACGCCCAGGTGGATGCCCTGAGCGGCCTGAGACTGGAGGCCCCGAGATCTGGCCCCGCAGATAAATTCCCCCAGCCGGGGGCCGGGGGACCTGCTGTCGAGAGCACATTACCCAGTTGGCACTCCAGCGAATGCAGCAAGTGATGGACCAACCGTCGGGCAGTCTAGCATAGGACCGGCATGCCAACAACGTTTCTGGAAACGGCATGCCGATTGCCGCCGCCGGCGTCGCCAACGCCCGTTCAGCCGAAGAAACCCCGATGATGCTTGGCCGGCCACAGCATCCGGACTGAACTCATCCATGATGAGTTCTCCGCCTGCTGGAGGCATTCGATGTCCGAGCCGGAACGATTGCGCCTGATGGCCGTGCTGGCCCACCCCGACGACGAGGCGGCCGGCATAGGAAGCGCCTTCGCCTACTCCGGCCGGAGCGGCGTGCAGACCGCGCTGCTGATGGCGACCCGCGCCGAGCGCGGTTGGAGGGGTCCGCCACAAGATGATCCTGGGCCGCAGGCCATCGCCGAGCTCCGGACGGGCGAGCTGGAGGCCGTGCCTGCAATTCTGGGGATCGAGGAAATCGCATACCTGGGCTGTATGGACGGCCACCTCGATTGAGCCGATCCGGACCAAGTCATCCACCGGATCGGGGCTCACTTGCGCCGCCTCCGGCCCCAGGTGGGAGCAGCCTTCCCGCCGGATGGAACCTACGGGCATCCCGACCCTATCGCCATCTCGCAGTTGACCGCGGCCGCCCTGGTGTGCGCCGCCGAAGCCTCCTTCTCCCCGGCAGGCGACCGACCGCACCGAGCGTCGAAGTTCTACTACATGATCGACACCCAAGAGGTCCTCCAGGCATATCAGCAGATCGCTGGGAACCTGGTGATGGAGGCCGACGGAGTCGTGCGCCGCGCCGTGTACTGGAACGATTGGACCATCACGACCTGCTTACCCAGCGAGCCC contains:
- a CDS encoding PIG-L family deacetylase, whose translation is MSEPERLRLMAVLAHPDDEAAGIGSAFAYSGRSGVQTALLMATRAERGWRGPPQDDPGPQAIAELRTGELEAVPAILGIEEIAYLGCMDGHLD